In Archangium violaceum, the following are encoded in one genomic region:
- a CDS encoding helix-turn-helix transcriptional regulator has translation MGLPDGSRRRTPGLRREEVAVLADVGVSWYTWLEQGRDIHVSEPLLERLAQALRLTPTERAHLFELAHGRPAARPTRAPEAVSDTLQRVIDAHPYPALVSTRRWDVLAWNAPAAIVYGDYGQLPVGRRNGLWSMFTQPERRALMPDWESAARRSVAGFRLDAARAADRAEFDALAAELASVSPEFARFWSEHDVIDQVPEGRKALVFPEVGVIEFEHVTLTHAEPDGRELRVSLYSPRPGESTARARKLFRLTG, from the coding sequence GTGGGTTTGCCGGACGGCAGCCGGCGGCGCACGCCGGGCCTGCGCCGCGAGGAGGTCGCCGTTCTCGCGGACGTCGGCGTGAGTTGGTACACGTGGCTCGAGCAGGGACGAGACATCCACGTGTCGGAGCCGTTACTCGAGCGCCTCGCCCAGGCGCTCCGCCTGACGCCCACGGAGCGGGCGCACCTCTTCGAGCTGGCGCACGGCCGTCCGGCGGCCCGTCCCACGCGCGCTCCCGAGGCGGTCAGTGACACCCTCCAGCGGGTCATCGATGCCCATCCCTATCCGGCTTTGGTCTCGACGAGGCGGTGGGACGTGCTCGCATGGAACGCACCGGCGGCGATTGTCTATGGGGATTACGGACAGCTTCCCGTCGGGCGGCGCAATGGGCTGTGGTCGATGTTCACGCAGCCCGAGCGGCGTGCGCTCATGCCGGACTGGGAGAGCGCCGCGCGCAGGTCCGTGGCGGGCTTTCGCCTCGACGCCGCGCGCGCCGCCGACAGGGCGGAGTTCGATGCGCTCGCGGCGGAGCTGGCGAGCGTCAGCCCGGAGTTCGCGCGCTTCTGGAGCGAGCACGATGTGATTGATCAGGTTCCCGAGGGACGCAAGGCGCTCGTCTTCCCGGAGGTGGGGGTGATCGAATTCGAGCACGTCACGCTCACGCACGCGGAGCCCGATGGCCGGGAGCTCCGCGTCTCGCTCTATTCGCCGCGGCCCGGAGAGAGCACGGCGCGCGCACGCAAGCTGTTCCGGCTCACGGGGTGA
- a CDS encoding oxidoreductase has protein sequence MTTKQAPIHSGFGARTTAREVIGSRRLDGLIAVVTGGYAGVGLETTRVLSAAGATVIVPARTPDKARTALAGLERVELERLDLFEPASIDSFAARFLESGRPIHMLVNNAGIMATPLVRDARGFESQLATNHLGHFQLTARLWPALRKANGARVVTLSSRGHRRAAIDFEDPHFERRPYDKWAAYGQSKTANALFALALDVRGEPHRIRAFSVHPGAILTELVRSLSNEELRAIQAANPGDFYKTLEQGAATSVWCATSPQLDGMGGVYCEDVDLAEPVPADSPEQRGVKPWARDPELAERLWTKSEEWTGVKLTP, from the coding sequence ATGACAACGAAACAAGCCCCCATTCATTCTGGTTTTGGCGCGCGGACGACAGCGCGTGAGGTCATTGGCAGCCGCAGGCTCGATGGCCTCATCGCCGTGGTGACCGGCGGGTACGCGGGCGTTGGACTCGAAACCACGCGCGTGCTCTCGGCCGCGGGTGCGACGGTCATCGTTCCCGCCCGGACGCCCGACAAGGCGCGCACGGCGTTGGCGGGACTGGAGCGCGTGGAGCTCGAGCGTCTCGACTTGTTCGAGCCAGCCTCGATCGATTCCTTCGCCGCGCGATTCCTCGAGTCCGGCCGCCCCATCCACATGCTCGTGAACAACGCGGGCATCATGGCCACTCCGCTCGTGAGGGATGCCCGCGGCTTCGAGTCCCAGCTCGCGACCAACCACCTCGGCCACTTCCAGCTCACGGCACGCCTCTGGCCCGCGCTGCGAAAGGCGAACGGTGCACGCGTGGTCACCCTGTCGTCGCGAGGCCACCGCCGCGCCGCGATCGACTTCGAGGATCCGCACTTCGAGCGGCGCCCCTACGACAAGTGGGCCGCCTACGGCCAGTCGAAGACGGCGAATGCGCTCTTCGCGCTCGCGCTCGACGTGCGCGGAGAGCCGCATCGCATCCGCGCATTCTCCGTGCACCCCGGAGCCATCCTGACGGAGCTGGTGCGCTCGCTGTCGAACGAGGAGCTGCGCGCCATCCAGGCCGCGAACCCAGGCGACTTCTACAAAACCCTGGAACAGGGCGCGGCCACGAGCGTCTGGTGCGCGACGAGCCCTCAGCTCGACGGCATGGGCGGCGTGTATTGCGAGGACGTGGACCTCGCCGAACCGGTGCCCGCTGATTCCCCCGAGCAACGGGGGGTGAAGCCGTGGGCGAGGGATCCGGAGCTGGCCGAGCGCCTCTGGACGAAGAGCGAGGAGTGGACCGGCGTGAAGCTCACCCCGTGA
- a CDS encoding NADPH-dependent F420 reductase translates to MKIGIIGAGMIGGTLARRWTRLGHEVFIANSRGPETLGELAAETGAKAVTRAEAARAGEVVVLTIPQKAVLDLPRDLFANVPKDVVVIDTGNYYPIRDGQLAELDGGMVESEWVASRLGRPVVKAFNNIYFKSLLEKGTAKGTPGRTALPVAGDPPEARAKVIRLVDELGFEPVDAGGLSDSWRQQPGTPAYTQDLDEARLKQALAQAERHRIPEYRNAANDSLKKYLAT, encoded by the coding sequence ATGAAGATCGGAATCATCGGCGCTGGAATGATTGGTGGAACCCTCGCTCGACGCTGGACCCGACTCGGGCACGAGGTCTTCATCGCGAACTCTCGCGGGCCCGAGACGCTTGGAGAGCTCGCGGCGGAGACGGGCGCGAAGGCCGTCACCCGCGCCGAGGCGGCGCGGGCCGGCGAGGTCGTCGTCCTGACGATCCCCCAGAAGGCCGTCCTGGACCTGCCCAGGGATCTCTTCGCGAACGTGCCCAAGGACGTCGTCGTGATCGACACGGGCAACTACTACCCCATCCGCGACGGACAACTCGCGGAACTCGACGGCGGAATGGTCGAGAGCGAGTGGGTCGCGTCACGGCTCGGCCGCCCCGTCGTCAAGGCCTTCAATAACATCTACTTCAAGAGCCTGCTGGAGAAGGGCACGGCCAAGGGCACACCGGGGAGGACTGCGCTGCCGGTCGCGGGGGATCCGCCCGAAGCCCGGGCGAAGGTGATCCGGCTCGTGGACGAACTCGGGTTCGAGCCCGTCGATGCCGGCGGCCTCTCGGACTCGTGGCGCCAGCAGCCCGGTACCCCGGCCTACACCCAAGACCTCGATGAGGCGCGCCTGAAGCAGGCTCTCGCCCAGGCCGAGCGCCACCGCATCCCGGAGTACCGCAACGCCGCCAACGACTCCTTGAAGAAGTACCTCGCGACGTAG
- a CDS encoding glutathione S-transferase family protein, translated as MLTLYGFGRVNSKVVGLTRDLRVLWTLEELGVPYRVHGLDHPAGELRSEEYQRLNPFSQVPVLEDDGFVLTETGAILLYLAEKTGRLIPADLQGRAQVTRWCFAALNTLEPPLFQIVMIDLLGAADPTGAQRRPELVQWAGRALTALEDWLRERPYLTGEAFTVADILMTTVLREVRNAGVLDGFPRVSAYRERCEARPAWRRTLEAYEQRLGAPAGSAR; from the coding sequence ATGCTCACGCTCTACGGCTTCGGCCGCGTCAACTCGAAGGTAGTGGGTCTCACGCGCGATTTGCGCGTCCTGTGGACACTCGAGGAGCTGGGCGTGCCCTACCGGGTGCACGGCCTGGATCATCCCGCGGGGGAACTCAGGAGCGAGGAGTACCAGCGGCTGAACCCCTTCTCCCAGGTGCCGGTACTCGAGGACGACGGCTTCGTGCTCACCGAGACGGGCGCGATCCTGCTGTACCTGGCGGAGAAGACGGGCAGATTGATACCCGCGGATCTCCAAGGCCGCGCCCAGGTGACGCGCTGGTGCTTCGCCGCGCTCAACACCCTGGAGCCCCCGCTGTTCCAGATCGTGATGATCGATCTGCTCGGCGCCGCCGATCCCACCGGCGCGCAGCGGCGTCCCGAGCTGGTGCAGTGGGCCGGGCGCGCGCTGACAGCGCTCGAGGACTGGCTTCGGGAGCGTCCGTATCTCACCGGCGAGGCGTTCACCGTGGCGGACATCCTGATGACCACGGTGCTGCGCGAGGTGCGCAACGCGGGCGTGCTCGACGGCTTCCCCCGGGTCTCCGCCTACCGCGAGCGCTGTGAGGCACGGCCCGCCTGGCGGCGGACGCTGGAGGCCTATGAGCAGCGCCTCGGGGCCCCGGCGGGCAGCGCGCGCTAG
- a CDS encoding GrpB family protein, whose translation MASAAEIVRNHEYDPNGVEYIVPPPKSEHIEVVPYDPSWPAAFAELAARLRAALGEVALSIEHVGSTSVPGLPAKPIIDIDLTVPDSRDEDAYRPALEAAGFPVLFREPVFHEHRFARSDSPPANIHIWSPDCPEAIRHRMLRDWLIAHPEDRELYAAAKFASAEQINAEGGVVMDYNQRKQPVIRDILERMFRAHGLID comes from the coding sequence ATGGCCAGCGCAGCGGAGATCGTCCGCAACCACGAGTACGACCCGAACGGCGTCGAGTACATCGTTCCCCCTCCGAAGAGCGAGCACATCGAGGTGGTGCCGTACGACCCATCATGGCCGGCTGCCTTCGCCGAGCTCGCCGCACGGCTCCGCGCCGCCCTCGGCGAGGTGGCGCTCTCGATCGAGCACGTCGGCTCCACCTCCGTTCCCGGCCTGCCGGCGAAGCCGATCATCGACATCGACCTCACGGTTCCCGACTCGCGAGACGAGGACGCCTACCGCCCGGCGCTCGAGGCGGCGGGCTTCCCGGTGCTGTTCCGCGAGCCGGTCTTCCACGAGCACCGGTTCGCCCGCAGTGACTCGCCGCCCGCGAACATCCACATCTGGAGCCCCGACTGCCCCGAGGCCATCCGGCACCGGATGCTGCGGGACTGGCTCATCGCGCATCCGGAGGACCGCGAGCTGTACGCCGCGGCGAAGTTCGCGTCGGCCGAGCAGATCAACGCGGAGGGCGGCGTGGTGATGGACTACAACCAGCGCAAGCAGCCGGTGATCCGCGACATCCTCGAGCGGATGTTCCGGGCGCACGGGCTCATCGACTGA
- a CDS encoding carboxymuconolactone decarboxylase family protein has product MNTPTIHPVDSSNTPVASEPTLAALKAKFGGVPKMFATFAHSPAALEAVAGYFTAMGKAALSPRTQEAIAIAVAELNRCTYCLSAHTALARGHGVSPDEASGFRKGQSTDPREKAILDLALAIARTRGADVGPQLAQARRAGLTDAELVEVVAAVAQNVLTNYLNVVAATEVDFPRVG; this is encoded by the coding sequence ATGAACACCCCCACCATCCACCCCGTCGACTCCTCCAACACCCCTGTCGCCTCCGAGCCCACCCTCGCCGCACTGAAGGCGAAGTTCGGCGGCGTGCCGAAGATGTTCGCCACCTTCGCCCACTCACCCGCGGCGCTGGAGGCGGTGGCGGGCTACTTCACCGCCATGGGCAAGGCGGCCCTGTCGCCGCGTACCCAGGAGGCCATCGCCATTGCCGTGGCCGAGCTCAACCGTTGCACCTACTGCCTCTCGGCGCACACGGCGCTCGCCAGGGGGCACGGTGTCAGCCCCGACGAGGCAAGCGGCTTCAGGAAGGGCCAGTCGACGGACCCCCGTGAAAAGGCCATCCTCGACCTCGCGCTGGCCATCGCCCGCACGCGCGGCGCGGACGTGGGCCCGCAGCTGGCCCAGGCGCGCCGGGCCGGGCTGACGGACGCGGAGTTGGTGGAGGTGGTGGCGGCCGTCGCCCAGAACGTCCTCACCAACTACCTCAACGTCGTGGCCGCCACGGAGGTGGACTTCCCCCGCGTGGGTTGA
- a CDS encoding MarR family winged helix-turn-helix transcriptional regulator has translation MGADRTYALLERITTLLRNEERAAGLPHGLQPVHLQALGYLAACNRYSNTPAALAEYLGLTKGTVSQTLLVLENKGLLTKQGSAEDRRVVHLHLTREGRRVLEDAVPPELFRRALPALGQGREALEQQLTRLLQTLQSAHGQRSFGQCDSCRHFQHEGPGRFRCGLTGEPLSREEGTLLCREHVAVGG, from the coding sequence ATGGGAGCCGACCGCACGTACGCGCTGCTCGAGCGCATCACGACGCTGCTGCGCAACGAGGAGCGCGCCGCGGGGCTACCCCACGGGCTGCAGCCGGTGCACTTGCAGGCGCTGGGCTACCTCGCCGCGTGCAACCGCTACAGCAACACGCCCGCGGCGCTCGCCGAGTACCTGGGCCTGACAAAGGGCACGGTGTCCCAGACGCTGCTGGTACTCGAGAACAAGGGGCTCCTCACCAAGCAGGGCAGCGCCGAGGACCGCCGCGTGGTGCACCTGCACCTGACGCGGGAGGGCCGGAGGGTGCTCGAGGACGCCGTGCCGCCGGAGCTCTTCCGGCGGGCGCTGCCCGCGCTCGGACAAGGAAGGGAGGCCCTGGAGCAGCAACTCACCCGGCTGCTGCAAACGCTCCAGTCCGCGCACGGACAGCGCTCCTTCGGCCAGTGCGACAGCTGCCGCCACTTCCAACACGAGGGCCCAGGCCGCTTCCGCTGCGGGCTGACCGGCGAGCCCCTCTCGCGCGAGGAGGGGACGCTGCTGTGCCGCGAGCACGTGGCGGTCGGAGGCTGA
- a CDS encoding SDR family NAD(P)-dependent oxidoreductase, whose product MKRLQDKVAVITGGGSGIGAATAVLFVQEGARVVVVGRNEEKLRKTARLRGRLCHRSSDWGTGCLALKAGT is encoded by the coding sequence ATGAAGCGGTTGCAGGACAAGGTCGCGGTCATCACCGGCGGCGGCAGTGGCATCGGAGCGGCGACGGCCGTGCTCTTCGTCCAGGAGGGCGCCCGGGTGGTGGTGGTGGGCCGGAACGAGGAGAAGCTCCGCAAGACGGCCCGGTTACGTGGCCGGCTGTGTCACCGCTCCAGCGACTGGGGTACCGGTTGTTTGGCGCTGAAGGCGGGCACGTAG
- a CDS encoding AraC family transcriptional regulator produces MRLATHMYGRFELYAPWGIQFPGSPGAHIVVIARGGARLEVEGVEGAITLSAGDLALLPHGAGHTLRDAEGSPLHELGKGECQRARGVGTIRLGGDGARTALVAGSFRLGAVPRTPLFEGLPRVIHFTADDPKTSPTLASTVQLLIAESASSSPGATVIMSRLADILLVQALRAHIAGSQCQEHGLCALADPQIRKALSLIHERPSEPWTVESLATAVALSRSGFAARFSELVGEPPLEYLAKWRMTKAAQFLRESELPLSEVAETIGYQSEASFNRAFKRWGGIAPGAYRRDHRRG; encoded by the coding sequence ATGCGCCTGGCGACCCACATGTATGGCCGCTTCGAGCTGTATGCACCCTGGGGAATCCAGTTCCCCGGGAGCCCTGGCGCGCACATCGTGGTCATCGCTCGCGGGGGAGCCCGCCTGGAGGTGGAGGGCGTCGAGGGAGCCATCACGCTGTCTGCCGGAGACCTGGCGCTGCTTCCGCACGGCGCAGGGCACACGCTCCGCGACGCGGAAGGAAGTCCGCTGCACGAGCTCGGAAAGGGCGAGTGCCAGCGGGCCCGGGGGGTGGGGACCATCCGGCTCGGAGGAGACGGAGCCCGGACGGCGCTGGTCGCGGGCTCCTTCCGGCTCGGCGCCGTGCCGCGCACGCCGTTGTTCGAGGGGCTTCCGCGCGTCATCCACTTCACCGCGGACGACCCCAAGACCTCCCCCACGCTGGCGTCGACGGTGCAGCTGCTCATCGCGGAGAGCGCCTCGAGCAGCCCGGGGGCGACCGTCATCATGAGCCGGCTCGCGGACATCCTGCTCGTGCAGGCCCTGCGGGCGCACATCGCGGGAAGCCAGTGCCAGGAGCACGGGCTGTGCGCGCTCGCGGATCCTCAGATTCGCAAGGCGCTCTCGCTCATCCACGAGCGGCCTTCCGAGCCCTGGACCGTCGAGAGTCTCGCGACGGCCGTGGCCCTCTCACGCTCCGGCTTCGCCGCGCGCTTCAGCGAGCTCGTGGGAGAGCCGCCGTTGGAGTACCTCGCGAAGTGGCGGATGACGAAGGCCGCCCAGTTCCTGCGCGAGAGCGAGCTGCCCCTGAGCGAGGTCGCGGAGACCATCGGCTATCAGAGCGAGGCCTCGTTCAACCGGGCCTTCAAGCGCTGGGGAGGGATTGCGCCCGGAGCGTACCGGCGCGACCACCGCCGGGGGTGA
- a CDS encoding alkene reductase has protein sequence MSNHSNLLSPFRLGRLELKNRTVMAPMTRSRALVDGNVPNPLAVTYYVQRASAGLLITEATQVSLQGVGYIRTPGMHSPEQVAGWKKVTDAVHAAGGVIYAQLWHVGRMSHPDFHDGQLPVAPSAIPADGEVFTFKGKTRMVTPRALETAEIPGIVEQFRRAAENAREAGFDGVELHGSNGYLLDQFLRDGSNQRTDAYGGSIENRARFPLEVARAVVGVWGAERVGYRLSPQPFPYGGMTDSNPVETFTYMARELNRLKLGYLHVTEAVSGKSVPSPEQRISPLLRKAFQGAFIVNGGYDARTGEAAIASGEADLVSYGVPFIANPDLPERFRHEAPLAQPDFATFFSGEEKGYTDYPALR, from the coding sequence ATGTCCAACCACTCGAATCTCCTGTCCCCCTTCCGACTGGGCCGTCTCGAGCTGAAGAACCGCACGGTGATGGCGCCGATGACGCGCAGCCGGGCGCTCGTCGACGGCAACGTGCCCAACCCCCTGGCGGTGACCTATTACGTGCAGCGCGCCTCGGCGGGGCTCCTCATCACCGAGGCCACCCAGGTCAGCCTCCAGGGCGTGGGCTACATCCGCACGCCTGGCATGCACTCGCCCGAGCAGGTGGCGGGCTGGAAGAAGGTGACGGACGCCGTCCACGCGGCGGGCGGGGTCATCTACGCCCAGCTGTGGCACGTCGGGCGTATGTCGCACCCGGACTTCCATGACGGCCAGCTGCCCGTGGCGCCCTCGGCGATCCCCGCCGATGGGGAGGTCTTCACGTTCAAGGGCAAGACGCGCATGGTGACGCCGCGAGCGCTCGAGACCGCGGAGATTCCCGGCATCGTCGAGCAGTTCCGCCGCGCGGCCGAGAACGCCAGGGAGGCGGGCTTCGATGGCGTGGAGCTGCACGGCAGCAACGGCTACCTGCTCGACCAGTTCCTGCGGGATGGCTCCAACCAGCGCACGGATGCCTACGGCGGCAGCATCGAGAACCGGGCGCGCTTCCCGCTGGAGGTGGCCCGGGCGGTGGTGGGCGTCTGGGGCGCGGAGCGGGTGGGCTACCGGCTCTCGCCGCAGCCGTTCCCCTACGGTGGCATGACGGACTCCAACCCGGTCGAGACGTTCACCTACATGGCTCGCGAGCTGAACCGGTTGAAGCTCGGCTACCTGCACGTGACGGAGGCCGTGTCGGGCAAGTCGGTGCCGAGCCCCGAGCAGCGCATCTCCCCGTTGCTGCGCAAGGCCTTCCAGGGCGCCTTCATCGTCAACGGCGGCTACGACGCGCGGACCGGTGAGGCGGCCATCGCAAGCGGAGAGGCCGACCTCGTGTCCTACGGCGTGCCGTTCATCGCCAATCCGGACCTGCCGGAGCGCTTCCGGCACGAGGCTCCGCTCGCTCAGCCCGACTTCGCCACCTTCTTCAGCGGCGAGGAGAAGGGCTACACGGACTACCCGGCGCTGCGCTGA
- a CDS encoding carboxylesterase/lipase family protein, with amino-acid sequence MKPARVMLAALAGMLSGCATVQSATAPHQVRVSGGVVQGSVRDGVLSFKGIPFAAPPVGDLRWRPPQPVQEWSGVRQATAFGHDCMQIPFAADAAPLGTSPAEDCLTLNVWRAAEAPKDGKLPVMVWIYGGGFVNGGASPAVYDGSRFARQGVVLVSFNYRLGRLGFFAHPALTAEAGGAPTGNFGYMDQIAALEWVRDNIAAFGGDPNNITVFGESAGGGSVHTLLTSPKSRGLFHKAIIMSGGGRGPLLGGSRLSEDTPGGPRSAESIGVEFARSVGIQRTGPEALAALRALPAERLCDFNLMTLNVPTYSGPMLDGQLVVEWPDAAYRAGRWAQVPVMVGATRADIGFLSARTRDEAFALFPDKAAARATYDPDGKADVQTLVALIGMDRLMLEPARYTARAVASQGIPAWHYRFSYVADSMRDEWKTGAPHATEIPYVFDTVELKYEAKTTDRDRQVGRVANTYFANFARTGDPNGQGLPQWPRYEAATDVLLDFSASGEPVAQPDPWKARLDVTEAAVDAASRK; translated from the coding sequence ATGAAGCCTGCGAGGGTGATGTTGGCGGCGCTGGCGGGAATGCTCTCCGGGTGCGCAACGGTCCAGAGCGCCACCGCGCCCCATCAGGTGCGCGTCTCCGGAGGCGTCGTGCAGGGCTCGGTGCGAGACGGCGTCCTGTCCTTCAAGGGCATCCCCTTCGCCGCGCCCCCCGTGGGCGACCTGCGCTGGCGCCCGCCCCAACCCGTCCAGGAGTGGAGCGGCGTGCGCCAGGCCACCGCCTTCGGTCACGACTGCATGCAGATCCCCTTCGCGGCCGACGCCGCCCCGTTGGGCACGTCTCCCGCCGAGGACTGTCTGACGCTCAATGTCTGGCGCGCGGCCGAGGCGCCCAAGGACGGCAAGCTGCCGGTGATGGTGTGGATCTACGGCGGCGGCTTCGTGAACGGTGGCGCCTCCCCGGCCGTGTACGACGGCTCGCGCTTCGCCAGGCAGGGCGTGGTGCTGGTCAGCTTCAACTACCGCCTCGGGCGGCTGGGCTTCTTCGCCCACCCGGCGCTGACGGCCGAGGCGGGAGGCGCTCCCACCGGCAACTTCGGCTACATGGATCAGATCGCCGCCCTGGAGTGGGTGCGCGACAACATCGCCGCCTTCGGGGGAGACCCGAACAACATCACCGTCTTCGGCGAGTCCGCTGGCGGCGGCTCGGTCCACACCCTGCTGACCTCTCCGAAATCACGAGGGCTGTTCCACAAGGCCATCATCATGTCCGGTGGCGGACGCGGCCCGCTGCTCGGCGGAAGCAGGCTGAGCGAGGACACCCCGGGCGGGCCGCGCTCGGCGGAGTCGATCGGCGTGGAGTTCGCCCGGAGCGTCGGCATCCAGCGGACCGGCCCGGAGGCCCTGGCCGCGCTGCGCGCCCTGCCCGCGGAGCGGCTCTGCGATTTCAACTTGATGACCCTGAACGTGCCCACCTACTCGGGCCCGATGCTCGACGGGCAGCTCGTCGTCGAGTGGCCGGACGCCGCCTATCGCGCCGGCCGCTGGGCCCAGGTGCCGGTCATGGTGGGCGCCACCCGCGCGGACATCGGCTTCCTCTCCGCCCGGACCCGGGACGAGGCGTTCGCGCTCTTCCCCGACAAGGCGGCGGCCCGTGCCACCTATGACCCGGACGGGAAGGCAGACGTACAGACCCTGGTCGCCCTCATCGGGATGGATCGCCTCATGCTCGAGCCCGCGCGGTACACGGCCCGCGCCGTGGCTTCCCAGGGGATTCCCGCCTGGCATTACCGCTTCTCCTACGTCGCCGACTCCATGCGCGACGAGTGGAAGACCGGGGCTCCGCACGCGACCGAGATTCCCTATGTCTTCGACACGGTCGAGCTCAAGTACGAGGCGAAGACGACCGACCGCGACCGACAGGTCGGACGCGTGGCCAACACCTACTTCGCCAACTTCGCCAGGACGGGAGACCCGAACGGGCAGGGCCTGCCCCAGTGGCCTCGATATGAAGCCGCCACGGACGTGCTCCTGGACTTCTCGGCGAGCGGAGAGCCGGTCGCCCAGCCCGATCCGTGGAAGGCCCGGCTGGACGTGACCGAGGCCGCCGTGGATGCGGCCTCCAGGAAGTGA
- a CDS encoding MFS transporter codes for MNATSLPVDARLALVRRSAIATIFFVNGFAFASWVPHIPTVQARLGLSAGELGLALLAVAGGALVSMPLTGIFLGKWGSARVTLVTSVLFCALSALPVRAPSQLALVLALAAFGAANGAMDVSMNAHGVAVENWMGRPILSSLHALFSLGGLVGAGCSMLALKLGLAPATHMVVAAGGGLLLVAIATRFLGPGSAGSGGNTPFFVMPRGPLLMLGALAFLVLLAEGAVADWSAVYLRNALNADTHLAGAGYAVFSLTMTAGRLVGDRLAAAFSPVTLLRTGGVLAAGGLGAALLLHHPLAAVVGFGCMGLGLSNMSPQMFSAAGRTPGMPSGLAIAAMSTAGYGGFLAGPPLVGFVADVAGLSLALGMLVVFLTFVVASAGWVDTSRQPEQIPVEQPEA; via the coding sequence ATGAACGCAACGAGCCTTCCCGTCGACGCGCGGCTGGCCCTGGTCCGCCGTAGCGCCATCGCCACCATCTTCTTCGTCAATGGCTTCGCCTTCGCGAGCTGGGTGCCGCACATCCCCACCGTCCAGGCGCGCCTGGGGCTGAGCGCCGGAGAGCTCGGACTGGCGCTGCTCGCCGTCGCCGGGGGAGCGCTGGTGTCCATGCCCCTCACGGGCATCTTCCTCGGGAAGTGGGGCAGCGCCCGGGTGACGCTCGTCACCTCCGTGCTCTTCTGCGCGCTGTCGGCCCTGCCGGTGCGCGCGCCCAGCCAGCTCGCGCTCGTGCTGGCCCTGGCGGCCTTCGGCGCCGCCAACGGAGCCATGGATGTGTCGATGAACGCCCATGGCGTGGCCGTCGAGAACTGGATGGGCCGGCCCATCCTCTCCTCGCTGCATGCCTTGTTCAGCCTCGGAGGACTGGTGGGAGCCGGGTGCTCCATGCTGGCGCTCAAGCTGGGCCTCGCCCCGGCCACGCACATGGTGGTGGCGGCGGGAGGAGGGCTGTTGCTCGTCGCCATCGCCACGCGCTTCCTCGGGCCGGGCTCGGCCGGGAGCGGCGGCAACACGCCCTTCTTCGTGATGCCGCGCGGGCCGCTGCTGATGCTGGGGGCGCTGGCCTTCCTCGTCCTGCTCGCCGAGGGCGCGGTGGCGGACTGGAGCGCCGTCTACCTGCGCAACGCGCTGAACGCCGACACGCACCTGGCGGGCGCGGGCTATGCCGTGTTCTCGCTGACCATGACCGCCGGGCGGCTGGTGGGGGATCGGCTGGCCGCGGCCTTCAGCCCGGTGACCCTGCTGCGCACCGGAGGGGTGCTGGCCGCCGGAGGACTGGGCGCGGCGCTGCTGCTCCACCATCCCCTGGCCGCGGTGGTCGGGTTCGGCTGCATGGGCCTGGGCCTGTCCAACATGAGCCCGCAGATGTTCAGCGCCGCCGGCCGCACGCCGGGAATGCCCTCGGGCCTGGCCATCGCCGCCATGTCCACGGCGGGCTATGGCGGCTTCCTGGCCGGCCCTCCGCTGGTGGGCTTCGTGGCGGACGTGGCGGGCCTGTCCCTCGCGCTCGGAATGCTCGTGGTCTTCCTGACCTTCGTCGTGGCCAGCGCCGGTTGGGTGGACACCTCGCGCCAGCCGGAGCAGATTCCGGTGGAACAGCCGGAGGCGTGA